One window from the genome of Cyclobacterium amurskyense encodes:
- a CDS encoding GNAT family N-acetyltransferase, translated as MIKLRPATIKDLELLKFWDKQQHVIDCDPDEDWDWEKELARKPAWREQLVAELNGDPIGFVQIIDPYEEETHYWGDIAPNKRAIDIWIGEERNLNKGYGTAIMKLAIELCFSQKEVDGILIDPLKSNTKAHKFYEKIGFEFVEERVFNDAACYVYELKPR; from the coding sequence ATGATAAAATTAAGACCCGCCACGATCAAAGACCTCGAATTGCTTAAATTTTGGGACAAGCAACAGCATGTAATTGACTGTGATCCTGATGAGGACTGGGATTGGGAAAAAGAATTGGCACGAAAACCTGCTTGGCGCGAGCAATTGGTGGCAGAATTGAATGGCGATCCAATAGGCTTTGTACAGATCATTGACCCCTACGAGGAAGAGACCCATTATTGGGGTGATATAGCCCCCAACAAAAGAGCCATAGATATTTGGATTGGGGAAGAAAGAAACCTGAATAAAGGCTATGGCACGGCCATAATGAAACTAGCGATAGAACTATGTTTCAGCCAAAAAGAGGTAGACGGCATTTTAATCGACCCCTTAAAATCGAATACCAAAGCCCATAAATTTTATGAAAAAATTGGGTTTGAGTTTGTGGAAGAGAGGGTTTTTAATGACGCCGCTTGTTATGTTTACGAATTAAAGCCAAGATAA
- a CDS encoding nuclear transport factor 2 family protein, which translates to MDNNELLKKFYTSFSKGDSKGMVECYHENIVFQDPVFGTLKGKRACQMWEMLLSNKKTDTKISFDIRRVSDERGKVNWVAEYVYGEKKRKVTNKVSGEFKFKDDKIIEHIDSFNLWKWTRLAMGAVGYLLGWTPFMKSKIQKTTNKKLNQFIAKQT; encoded by the coding sequence ATGGACAATAACGAATTACTAAAGAAATTCTACACCTCCTTTTCTAAAGGGGATAGCAAAGGAATGGTAGAATGCTACCACGAAAACATCGTTTTCCAAGACCCTGTCTTTGGCACTTTAAAAGGAAAGCGAGCCTGCCAAATGTGGGAGATGTTACTTTCCAATAAAAAGACCGACACGAAAATTAGTTTTGACATCAGACGTGTTTCTGATGAAAGAGGAAAGGTGAACTGGGTGGCTGAGTATGTTTATGGAGAGAAAAAAAGAAAAGTGACCAATAAGGTTAGTGGAGAGTTTAAATTTAAAGACGATAAAATTATCGAACATATCGATTCATTTAATTTATGGAAATGGACAAGGCTAGCGATGGGAGCCGTAGGGTACCTGCTTGGTTGGACACCATTTATGAAAAGTAAAATTCAGAAAACCACCAATAAAAAATTAAATCAATTTATTGCTAAGCAAACTTGA